In Mycobacterium stomatepiae, the following are encoded in one genomic region:
- a CDS encoding FtsB family cell division protein, translating to MPDAKRPDPKRRSPASRPGKAGGSVRRGRAAKPSSKPSSRTSKLAQNAAAARTTAEHIVEPIKRQIAESVEQRSDQRLGFTARRAAVLAAVVCVLTLTIAGPVRTYFAQRTEMAQLTASEAALRRQIAELEQKKVKLADPAYIAAQARERLGFVMPGDTPFQVQLPAAAAASPQPGAEAAKPANNAPWYSSLWHTIADAPHLPPADAPAPPPAEPGQPAPPESPKPTTPGG from the coding sequence ATGCCCGACGCCAAACGGCCAGATCCGAAACGCCGCTCCCCGGCATCGCGCCCGGGGAAGGCCGGCGGTTCGGTCCGGCGGGGTCGGGCCGCCAAGCCGTCGTCCAAGCCGTCGTCGCGCACGTCGAAACTCGCGCAGAACGCCGCGGCGGCCCGGACGACCGCCGAGCACATCGTCGAACCCATCAAGCGCCAGATCGCCGAGTCCGTCGAGCAGCGGTCGGATCAACGGCTGGGCTTCACCGCGCGGCGCGCGGCCGTGCTGGCCGCGGTGGTCTGCGTGCTGACGTTGACGATCGCGGGCCCGGTGCGTACGTACTTCGCGCAGCGCACCGAGATGGCACAGCTGACGGCCAGCGAGGCCGCGCTGCGCCGCCAGATCGCCGAGCTCGAGCAGAAGAAGGTCAAGCTCGCCGACCCGGCTTACATTGCGGCACAGGCTCGCGAACGGCTGGGATTCGTGATGCCGGGGGATACGCCGTTCCAGGTCCAGCTGCCGGCGGCCGCGGCGGCGTCGCCGCAACCGGGCGCCGAGGCGGCGAAGCCGGCGAACAACGCGCCGTGGTACTCCTCGCTGTGGCACACCATCGCCGATGCCCCGCACCTGCCACCGGCCGACGCCCCGGCTCCGCCGCCGGCCGAACCCGGGCAGCCCGCCCCGCCGGAATCACCGAAGCCCACGACGCCCGGTGGTTGA
- a CDS encoding DUF501 domain-containing protein translates to MVDRADLEAVARQLGREPRGVLEIAYRCPNGEPGVVKTAPKLPDGTPFPTLYYLTHPLLTAAASRLETTGLMREMTERLSTDADVAAAYRRAHESYLAERDAIEPLGTAFSGGGMPDRVKCLHVLIAHSLAKGPGVNPFGDEAVALLAGEPAMAGVLDGELWR, encoded by the coding sequence GTGGTTGATCGTGCCGACCTGGAAGCGGTGGCACGCCAGCTCGGACGCGAGCCCCGCGGTGTGCTGGAGATCGCCTACCGATGCCCCAACGGCGAGCCCGGCGTGGTGAAGACCGCACCGAAACTTCCTGACGGAACGCCCTTTCCGACGCTGTACTACCTGACGCATCCGCTTTTGACCGCGGCCGCCAGCCGGCTGGAGACGACGGGGCTGATGCGGGAGATGACCGAGCGGCTGAGCACTGACGCCGACGTGGCCGCCGCCTATCGGCGCGCGCACGAGTCTTATCTGGCCGAGCGCGATGCGATCGAACCGCTCGGGACCGCGTTCTCGGGCGGCGGCATGCCGGACCGGGTCAAATGCCTCCATGTGCTGATCGCCCACTCGCTGGCCAAGGGGCCCGGAGTCAATCCCTTCGGGGACGAGGCGGTGGCGCTGCTGGCCGGCGAGCCGGCGATGGCCGGGGTACTGGATGGTGAGTTGTGGCGTTGA
- a CDS encoding Ppx/GppA phosphatase family protein: protein MALRAAGVDCGTNSIRLLIADVGDGKLRDLHRETRIVRLGQGVDATGQFAPEAIERARVALVDYAELMKTHRVERVRMVATSAARDVSNRDDFFAMTAGVLGGVLSGAVAEVITGAEEAELSFRGAVGELDSARGPFVVVDLGGGSTEIVLGADEVVASYSADIGCVRLTERCLHSDPPTVQEVDAARRFVRERLEPALRTVPVEGARTWVGLAGTMTTLSALAHHMSAYDAAAIHLSRVPGDELLAVCERLIGMTRAQRAALPPMHEGRVDVIGGGAIVVQELARELRARAGIDELTVSEHDILDGIVLSIAP, encoded by the coding sequence GTGGCGTTGAGAGCGGCCGGTGTCGACTGCGGCACCAACTCGATTCGATTGCTGATCGCCGACGTCGGCGATGGGAAGCTGCGCGACCTGCACCGTGAGACGCGGATCGTCCGGTTGGGCCAGGGCGTGGACGCCACGGGCCAGTTCGCGCCGGAGGCGATCGAGCGGGCCAGGGTCGCGCTGGTCGACTACGCGGAGTTGATGAAAACCCATCGCGTCGAGCGGGTCCGGATGGTGGCCACCTCGGCCGCCCGCGACGTGAGCAACCGCGACGACTTCTTTGCGATGACGGCCGGCGTGCTGGGCGGCGTGCTGTCCGGCGCTGTCGCCGAGGTAATCACCGGAGCCGAAGAGGCCGAGCTGTCCTTTCGCGGCGCGGTGGGCGAATTGGACAGTGCCCGTGGGCCTTTCGTCGTCGTCGACCTGGGCGGCGGCTCCACGGAGATTGTGCTGGGTGCCGACGAGGTAGTGGCCAGCTACTCGGCCGACATCGGCTGCGTGCGCCTGACCGAACGCTGCCTGCACTCCGACCCGCCGACGGTCCAGGAAGTTGACGCGGCGCGCCGGTTCGTACGCGAACGGCTCGAACCCGCGTTGCGGACCGTGCCCGTCGAGGGAGCCCGGACCTGGGTGGGGCTGGCTGGCACAATGACCACACTGTCGGCGCTGGCCCATCACATGAGTGCGTATGATGCTGCGGCCATTCATCTTTCGCGGGTGCCCGGGGACGAATTGCTAGCGGTGTGTGAGCGGCTGATCGGCATGACGCGAGCCCAGCGCGCGGCGCTGCCCCCGATGCACGAGGGTCGGGTCGACGTGATCGGTGGCGGCGCGATCGTGGTGCAGGAGCTGGCGCGGGAATTGCGCGCCCGGGCCGGCATCGACGAGCTGACCGTCAGCGAGCACGACATCCTCGACGGCATCGTGCTGTCGATCGCGCCGTAG
- a CDS encoding nucleoside triphosphate pyrophosphohydrolase, translating into MIVVLFDPRRPSLVPLQAIEYLTGEIQYTEEMPVAVPWSLSSARPVDTGDDAPVLLSSDPDHPAVTARLAAGARLISAPDTPRGERLVDAVAMMDKLRTAGPWESEQTHDSLRRFLLEETYELLDAVRSGNAAQLCEELGDVLLQVLFHARIAEEARQFPFDIDDVAATLMRKLGNRVPGVLAGQSISLEEQLAQWEERKAAEKPRNSVMDDVHTGQPSLALAQKVLQRAHAAGLPADLIPAEITSVTVRSDVDAESFLRTAVLEFVDTVRAVERSIAATRRGDSVPEEFDVAPLGEVTEDEWREHWPSDAAPDVDLDEPDDYDDEDESDDDEDEAKDDGSDETDGESGKESKKSGKGAKRSRDRG; encoded by the coding sequence ATGATCGTCGTCTTGTTCGACCCCCGCCGTCCATCGCTGGTGCCTCTGCAAGCGATCGAGTACCTCACCGGTGAGATCCAATACACCGAGGAGATGCCCGTCGCGGTGCCCTGGTCGTTGTCGTCGGCGCGTCCGGTGGACACCGGGGATGACGCGCCGGTGTTGCTGTCGTCGGACCCCGACCATCCCGCGGTGACCGCGCGGCTTGCCGCGGGCGCCCGGTTGATCTCGGCGCCGGACACGCCGCGCGGTGAGCGGCTGGTCGACGCCGTGGCGATGATGGACAAACTGCGCACCGCGGGACCATGGGAAAGCGAGCAAACCCACGACTCGCTCCGCCGGTTCCTGCTCGAGGAGACCTACGAGTTGCTCGACGCCGTCCGCAGCGGCAATGCCGCCCAGCTGTGCGAAGAGCTGGGTGATGTGTTGCTGCAGGTGCTTTTCCACGCCCGCATCGCCGAGGAGGCCCGGCAGTTCCCGTTCGACATCGACGACGTCGCGGCCACGCTGATGCGCAAGCTTGGCAACCGCGTGCCGGGAGTGCTTGCGGGCCAATCGATTTCACTCGAAGAGCAACTGGCCCAATGGGAAGAGCGTAAGGCCGCCGAAAAACCCCGCAATTCGGTGATGGACGACGTCCATACCGGTCAGCCGTCGTTGGCGCTCGCGCAGAAGGTGCTGCAGCGCGCGCACGCCGCCGGTTTGCCCGCCGACCTGATTCCCGCCGAGATCACCTCGGTCACGGTGCGCAGCGACGTCGACGCGGAAAGCTTTCTGCGCACAGCGGTTTTGGAGTTCGTGGACACGGTCCGCGCGGTGGAGCGCTCGATCGCGGCCACGCGCCGCGGCGACAGCGTGCCCGAGGAGTTCGACGTGGCTCCGCTGGGCGAGGTCACCGAGGACGAGTGGCGCGAGCACTGGCCATCTGACGCGGCACCCGACGTCGACCTCGACGAGCCCGATGACTACGACGACGAAGACGAGTCCGACGATGACGAAGACGAAGCCAAGGACGACGGCAGCGACGAGACCGACGGCGAGTCCGGCAAGGAGTCCAAGAAGTCCGGCAAAGGCGCCAAGCGCAGCCGAGACCGAGGCTGA
- a CDS encoding lytic transglycosylase domain-containing protein, translated as MSPRRWLRAAAVIGATAMLMASSCTWQLSLFIPAGVPPPFGDPVPPVNTHASGRPADQLRAWALPRAAALEIPVIALEAYAYAARVAEVENPKCHIAWTTLAGIGQVESHHGTYRGATLSPNGDVNPPIRGVQLDGSGGNLRIVDAAQDATDSQPAIARAMGPMQFIPETWRLYGVDAHNDGRLSPDNIDDAALAAAGYLCWRGKDLATARGWVTALRAYNNSGVYARAVRDWATAYAAGHPL; from the coding sequence GTGTCGCCGAGGCGTTGGTTGCGGGCGGCCGCCGTGATTGGCGCGACCGCGATGCTGATGGCCTCCAGCTGTACCTGGCAACTGAGCCTCTTCATCCCCGCCGGCGTGCCGCCGCCGTTCGGGGATCCCGTGCCCCCGGTGAACACTCACGCCAGCGGCCGGCCCGCCGACCAGTTGCGGGCCTGGGCGCTGCCCCGCGCCGCGGCCTTGGAGATCCCGGTTATCGCGCTGGAGGCCTACGCCTATGCCGCCCGGGTCGCCGAGGTGGAAAACCCGAAGTGCCATATCGCGTGGACCACCCTAGCGGGCATCGGGCAGGTCGAGAGCCATCACGGCACCTACCGGGGCGCGACGCTGTCGCCGAACGGGGATGTGAACCCGCCCATCCGGGGTGTGCAGCTCGACGGCAGCGGGGGCAACCTGCGCATTGTCGACGCCGCGCAGGACGCCACCGACAGTCAGCCCGCGATAGCCCGCGCGATGGGCCCGATGCAGTTCATTCCCGAGACCTGGCGGTTGTACGGGGTCGACGCCCACAACGACGGCCGCCTCAGCCCCGACAACATCGACGACGCGGCGCTGGCGGCGGCGGGTTACTTGTGTTGGCGTGGAAAGGATCTCGCGACGGCCCGGGGATGGGTCACCGCGCTGCGGGCCTACAACAACTCCGGTGTCTATGCGCGCGCCGTCCGCGACTGGGCCACCGCGTATGCGGCGGGTCACCCGCTGTAG
- a CDS encoding response regulator: MTRVLVIDDEPHILRALRINLSVRGYEVVTAATGAGALRAAAEHKPDVVILDLGLPDISGIEVLAGLRGWLTAPVIVLSARTDSSDKVEALDAGADDYVTKPFGMDEFLARLRAAVRRNAAASEVDEPVIETDAFTVDLAAKKVTKGGAEVHLTPTEWGMLEVLVRNRGKLVGREELLKEVWGPAYATETHYLRVYLAQLRRKLEDDPSHPTHLLTESGMGYRFEG; the protein is encoded by the coding sequence ATGACGCGAGTCTTGGTGATCGACGACGAGCCGCACATCCTGCGCGCGCTGCGCATCAACTTGTCGGTGCGCGGCTACGAGGTCGTGACCGCGGCAACCGGTGCCGGCGCCCTGCGCGCCGCGGCCGAGCACAAACCCGACGTGGTGATCCTCGATCTCGGTCTGCCCGACATCTCGGGTATCGAGGTACTCGCCGGTCTGCGGGGGTGGCTGACGGCGCCGGTGATCGTATTGTCCGCGCGCACCGATTCCTCCGACAAGGTCGAGGCACTGGACGCCGGGGCCGACGACTATGTGACGAAACCGTTTGGAATGGACGAGTTTCTGGCCCGGCTGCGCGCCGCGGTGCGCCGCAATGCCGCGGCCTCCGAGGTGGACGAGCCGGTGATCGAAACCGACGCATTCACCGTCGACCTGGCCGCCAAGAAGGTCACCAAGGGCGGCGCCGAGGTACACCTCACCCCGACCGAGTGGGGCATGCTCGAAGTGCTGGTGCGCAATCGCGGCAAGCTGGTCGGCCGCGAGGAATTGCTCAAAGAGGTGTGGGGGCCGGCGTATGCCACCGAAACTCATTACCTGCGTGTGTATCTCGCTCAGCTGCGGCGCAAACTCGAAGACGACCCGTCGCATCCCACACACCTGCTGACCGAATCGGGCATGGGCTACCGCTTCGAAGGCTGA
- the eno gene encoding phosphopyruvate hydratase: MPIIEQVGAREILDSRGNPTVEVEIALIDGTFARAAVPSGASTGEHEAVELRDGGDRYGGKGVDKAVQAVLDEIGPAVIGLAADDQRLVDQALVDLDGTPDKSRLGANAILGVSLAVAKAAADSAELPLFRYLGGPNAHILPVPMLNILNGGAHADAGVDVQEFMVAPIGAPSFKEALRWGAEVYHSLKSVLKKQGLSTGLGDEGGFAPDVAGTKAALDLILSAIDATGLKPGTDVALALDVAATEFFTDGTGYSFEKETRSAEQMSEFYAGLLDSYPLVSIEDPLSEDDWDGWVALTTAIGDRVQIVGDDLFVTNPERLEEGIERGAANALLVKVNQIGTLTETLDAVALAHHSGYRTMMSHRSGETEDTTIADLAVAVGSGQIKTGAPARSERVAKYNQLLRIEEALGDAARYAGDLAFPRYALDVK; this comes from the coding sequence GTGCCGATTATCGAGCAGGTCGGGGCCCGCGAGATCCTCGATTCCCGAGGTAACCCGACCGTCGAGGTCGAGATAGCCCTGATCGACGGAACCTTCGCCCGGGCGGCGGTGCCATCCGGCGCGTCGACGGGGGAGCACGAGGCCGTCGAGCTGCGCGACGGCGGCGATCGCTACGGCGGCAAGGGCGTGGACAAGGCGGTGCAGGCCGTACTCGACGAGATTGGCCCGGCCGTGATCGGCCTGGCCGCCGACGACCAGCGACTGGTCGACCAGGCGCTGGTGGACCTCGACGGCACCCCGGACAAGTCGCGGCTGGGCGCCAACGCGATCCTGGGTGTGTCGCTGGCCGTCGCCAAGGCGGCCGCCGATTCGGCCGAGCTGCCCCTGTTTCGCTATCTCGGCGGCCCGAACGCGCACATCCTGCCGGTGCCGATGCTGAACATCCTCAATGGTGGCGCCCACGCCGACGCCGGGGTCGACGTCCAGGAGTTCATGGTCGCGCCGATCGGCGCGCCGAGCTTCAAGGAGGCGCTGCGCTGGGGTGCCGAGGTCTACCACTCGCTGAAGTCGGTGCTCAAGAAGCAGGGCCTCTCGACCGGGCTGGGCGACGAGGGCGGTTTCGCGCCCGACGTGGCCGGCACCAAGGCAGCGCTCGACCTGATCCTGTCGGCGATCGACGCGACCGGCCTCAAGCCGGGCACCGACGTCGCCCTGGCACTGGATGTGGCCGCGACCGAATTCTTCACCGACGGAACGGGTTACAGCTTCGAGAAGGAAACTCGCAGCGCCGAGCAGATGTCGGAGTTCTACGCGGGTCTGCTGGACTCCTACCCGCTGGTCTCGATCGAAGATCCGCTGTCCGAGGACGACTGGGACGGTTGGGTGGCGTTGACGACGGCCATCGGCGATCGCGTCCAGATCGTCGGCGACGACCTGTTCGTCACCAACCCGGAGCGGCTTGAAGAAGGCATCGAACGCGGCGCCGCCAACGCGCTGCTGGTCAAGGTGAACCAGATCGGCACGCTGACCGAGACGCTGGACGCCGTCGCGTTGGCGCACCACAGCGGCTACCGCACGATGATGAGTCACCGCAGCGGCGAGACCGAAGACACCACGATCGCCGACCTCGCGGTTGCGGTCGGCAGCGGGCAGATCAAGACCGGTGCGCCCGCCCGCAGCGAGCGGGTCGCCAAATACAACCAGCTGTTGCGCATCGAGGAAGCCCTGGGCGACGCGGCCCGCTACGCCGGTGATCTGGCCTTCCCGCGCTACGCACTGGATGTGAAATAG